In Lysinibacillus sp. 2017, the DNA window AAGTAGCCTAATGAACTAGGCACTTCATTTTAGCATGGGGGAGTTGGTTTCCCATAAAATTATGCTTAGTAGAGTATTTCACTTGGTTTTATTATTCAAAACGAATTAAATACATCGCTTTGTCTGGCCCTTCACCGTTCACGACCAGCGTTCCCTCTTTTGTAAATCGTGGCAAAACAAGGCGCTCTTTAATACTTGGTAGGGTAGAAATTCGTTCTAATTTTCCATCCCTAGTTTCAAATAGCTGAACAGTATTACTTTTACCTTTTTGAACTGCGATGGCAAAATGCTCACCGTCCGTTGCATAATCATGAAGACTCACAGATGTTTTGAGCCTTTCGAACTGACCACTTTCTAGATCCACTACACCTAAAATTGCCGGCTCATCCTCCCTATCATTCCACATATAGCCGTACACTTTGTTGTTTACTAGCGATATATTTTCTACATATCGATAAGGCACTATATAGTTTCCGATATCGTTTAATTGTTCAAAATCCTGTACGGTAATATTGGTGCTGACACCGCTTTCCATTTTCACTCTTTCAGAAATGGTGATAAGACTTCCATCAATTGTCGGTCTACTATTGCTTCCGTCTCCAATTTCCCTCAGTACTTCTGTATGCCCTGTGTTTAAATTTAATACTTTATACGTGGCTACACTTGAATTGCCATTAATTCTCGTTAGCCCCATAAAAATTAATGTGTCATTTTTAAGCTCGATTCCGTAGAAATAATCGGTTTCGTAAACTTGGATTTCGTTTGTTTGACGATTTAATGAATGGATTTTCAATTCATTTTTTTCTTCCTGTGGCCAAATTAGCCATTTTTCTGATACTGCATAGTCAAAGATCTGATTAGGTTGTTTGATTAATAAGGTTTGCTGTTTATTTGCCACATCAAACGAATAAATTCCCGTGTCCGCACTATAAATAAATTCATTCGTCTTATCAATATAAATAGCGTTAGCCAATACAGGGTAAGGAACATTTGGAATGACGACCTTCTCAATCGTAAAGTTTTGCTTATTAAATAATGCCTGATAGATAGAAGGGCCTGCTAAAAATACGGCAATGATTAGGGTACAAGCCGTAATCATTGCGGGCATCCAGTGACGTTTAGGTTTTTGTTCAGGTGTTTGCATATTATTTCTCGTCTTCTCGATAATTCGCCCCTTATTTGCCGAAGTATCTCGAAGTGGCGTTAAACGATAGTTAGTCATGTAAAAGCACCTCCCATTCCTGTTGTTGAAGCGTTTGCTGTAGCAAATCCTTACCACTTTTCAGCCTTGATTTCACGGTACTTTCTGGGCGTTCCAAAAGCTCAGCAATTTCTTTTACCGATAAATTTTCTAAATAATAATAAACAATCGCCTCACGCTGTTTTAATGGCAATGCTAAAATGGCCTGATCAAGCACGTTTAATTCTTCTTGCCGCACTAAACGATCTCTATGTAATACCCGTTCTTTCGGAAATAACTTTTCTGTAAACTGGATTTTACGATACGCCCAGCTTTTTAAATAATCTTTACAGGCATTGGCCGTGATACGTGATAAATATGCCCGAAGCTCACCTTTTTCTTTATAATTCTAACAATATAATTTCATAAATACATCTTGTACAATATCCTCTGCTAGATGGGAATCCTTCACATAATAATAGGCAATGCGATAGAGCAATTCGGTATAGTCCTGCATCGCCTGCTCAACAAGCTGCGAAGATTTCAAGTGCTCCCCCTCCTCTCTCTACATAAACGAAGCTACCTCGATGAAAGACGAAAAATTTTTCTTTCCTTTATAAAAACACATTATGTACCAATTAGTGCATGAAATTTTTTTTCAAATAAAAAAACCTAGCATAATGCTAAGCTTTTAAATGTTTAAATTCGATAGTGTTACAACGTTTTTTTAGTAAATCAAGCACTTCGTTCAGCTGTGTAATCTCATCTTTCTCCACCATAAAGGCATTTTCATCATTTCGCGCTACGTAGGTACTACTTGGATATCCGGCATTTTCCTTTGTAATTAAACGGATATAACCAAACGTCATACCAGATTCCTTATAATCGACTTGCACAATATCATCAAAAGCAATGGTTTTCGTGCGTGGCTTCGATCTTGTGATGAACCACCATTTTTCCCCTTGATAATCGATTGTTAGTTCCTTTTTATCCAAATTCACTTTATAGCCACCGTATAATTTAAAACTAAATGTTTTCATCTGTTATACTCCATTTCAAACGTCGTTAGTTTAATTATACGGATTTTGATCATGAAATTCTAATTTCAGCGATGCTCTTCTACTTTGGGTACAAATGAAAAAGAATGTTGAGCCTATGAGACTTAACATTTTACTTATTTTTCGCTTGTTTTGAAAAATGAATCGCCGTTAGCATCAATGTTGCGATTAAAAATAATTCAAGCGCATTCGTCATCGCATTACTTTCAATATCAAACGGTATCGCACTTCCAACAGTCATAACAATCGTACCAACTAGCATCCACCACCATTTTCTTTTCCAAACCAGTGCCACAGCTGCGATGAATAGTGCCATCATAACAAGTAAAATCATCAGTGGTGGTCCAGAAGCTTTGTGCGTTGAAGCATAACTTAGTACTCCGTAAGGTTCTTGTAAGCTCAGCTTTAAGCCACTTAAATCAAAACTGTACTGTAGGACTATTGCCACAATCATTAAAAT includes these proteins:
- a CDS encoding RNA polymerase sigma factor; this encodes MKSSQLVEQAMQDYTELLYRIAYYYVKDSHLAEDIVQDVFMKLYC
- a CDS encoding DUF4429 domain-containing protein; the encoded protein is MKTFSFKLYGGYKVNLDKKELTIDYQGEKWWFITRSKPRTKTIAFDDIVQVDYKESGMTFGYIRLITKENAGYPSSTYVARNDENAFMVEKDEITQLNEVLDLLKKRCNTIEFKHLKA
- a CDS encoding phospholipid phosphatase, which encodes MDPYIFGVFAIAYIFTFVWGLIKHQKTASAILFLVIIALIYDNGILALGHVIGEGQLLEYLSYGRFWLHALFTPTLILFSLYIMREANIRLAHKSWVGYVFGILMIVAIVLQYSFDLSGLKLSLQEPYGVLSYASTHKASGPPLMILLVMMALFIAAVALVWKRKWWWMLVGTIVMTVGSAIPFDIESNAMTNALELFLIATLMLTAIHFSKQAKNK